The Altererythrobacter sp. CAU 1644 genome has a window encoding:
- a CDS encoding peptidylprolyl isomerase: protein MADTLTFTLDTGNGEGGDVVIKLRPDLAPGHVERITELAQEGFYDGVVFHRVISGFMAQGGDPTGTGMGGSDRPDLKAEFNSEPHVRGTCSMARTQVPDSANSQFFICFDDAHFLDGQYTVWGQVESGMEHIDALPKGEPPREPGKIVKATVG, encoded by the coding sequence ATGGCCGATACCCTGACCTTCACCCTCGACACCGGTAATGGAGAGGGCGGCGATGTCGTGATCAAGCTGCGTCCCGACCTGGCCCCCGGCCATGTCGAGCGGATTACCGAACTGGCGCAGGAAGGCTTTTACGATGGCGTGGTGTTCCACCGCGTGATCTCCGGTTTCATGGCGCAGGGTGGCGACCCGACCGGCACCGGCATGGGCGGTAGCGACCGGCCCGACCTCAAGGCGGAATTCAACAGCGAGCCGCATGTTCGCGGCACTTGCTCGATGGCGCGCACGCAGGTGCCCGACAGCGCCAATTCGCAGTTCTTCATCTGCTTCGACGACGCGCATTTCCTCGACGGCCAATACACCGTCTGGGGCCAGGTCGAGAGCGGCATGGAACACATCGACGCGCTGCCCAAGGGCGAGCCGCCGCGCGAGCCGGGCAAGATCGTGAAGGCAACGGTTGGCTGA
- the miaB gene encoding tRNA (N6-isopentenyl adenosine(37)-C2)-methylthiotransferase MiaB: MKPTNPPKTYRVKSFGCQMNVYDGERMAELLGERGITPAPEGEEADLVVLNTCHIREKAAEKVYSDIGRLVKAGEERGQKPMIAVAGCVAQAEGEEIMARAPAVSMVVGPQAYHRLPEMLDKAVQGERATDTDMPAIAKFGALPARRKIGPAAFLTVQEGCDKFCTYCVVPYTRGAEISRPFSDLVGETQRLVEAGAREITLLGQNVNAWSGEDDKGRAVGLAGLIRALAAIDGLERLRYTTSHPADMDDALIAAHGEVAKLMPYLHLPVQSGNDRVLKAMNRSHTAESYLRLLERFRAARPDIALSGDFIVGFPGETEAEFEDTLKLVDEVRYAQAYSFKYSPRPGTPAATMEGQIAPEVMDERLQRLLASLNRDQLAFNQASIGRTCQVLVERKGKHAGQWLGKSPWLQSVWFEADAAIGDLVEVELAEAGPNSLRGIVRATVAA, encoded by the coding sequence ATGAAACCGACCAATCCTCCCAAGACCTACCGGGTCAAGAGCTTCGGCTGCCAGATGAACGTCTATGACGGCGAGCGCATGGCCGAGCTGCTGGGCGAGCGCGGCATCACGCCTGCGCCCGAGGGGGAGGAGGCGGACCTGGTGGTGCTCAACACCTGCCACATTCGCGAGAAGGCGGCGGAGAAGGTCTATTCCGACATCGGCCGGCTGGTGAAGGCGGGCGAGGAGCGCGGGCAGAAGCCGATGATCGCGGTCGCCGGCTGCGTTGCGCAGGCCGAGGGCGAGGAGATCATGGCGCGCGCCCCGGCGGTCAGCATGGTGGTCGGCCCGCAGGCCTATCACCGCCTGCCCGAAATGCTCGACAAGGCGGTGCAGGGCGAACGCGCGACCGATACCGACATGCCTGCCATCGCCAAGTTCGGCGCGCTCCCCGCGCGGCGCAAGATCGGCCCGGCGGCTTTCCTCACCGTGCAGGAAGGCTGCGACAAGTTCTGCACCTATTGCGTGGTGCCCTATACGCGCGGCGCGGAAATCTCGCGCCCGTTCAGCGACCTCGTCGGCGAAACGCAGCGGCTGGTCGAGGCCGGCGCGCGCGAGATCACGTTGCTCGGCCAGAACGTCAACGCCTGGAGCGGCGAGGACGACAAGGGTAGAGCAGTCGGGCTGGCCGGGCTCATCCGTGCACTGGCCGCAATCGATGGGCTGGAACGCCTTCGCTACACCACTTCGCATCCGGCCGACATGGACGACGCCCTGATTGCCGCCCATGGCGAAGTCGCCAAGTTGATGCCCTATCTCCACTTGCCGGTGCAGTCGGGCAATGACCGCGTGCTCAAGGCAATGAACCGCAGCCACACGGCGGAAAGCTATCTCCGGCTGCTCGAGCGCTTCCGCGCGGCGCGGCCCGATATCGCGCTGTCGGGCGACTTCATCGTCGGCTTCCCGGGCGAGACCGAGGCCGAATTCGAAGACACGCTGAAGCTGGTGGACGAGGTCCGCTATGCCCAGGCCTACAGCTTCAAATATTCGCCGCGTCCCGGCACCCCCGCCGCGACGATGGAGGGGCAGATCGCGCCCGAGGTGATGGACGAACGGCTCCAGCGCCTGCTGGCATCGCTCAATCGCGACCAGCTTGCCTTCAACCAGGCGAGTATCGGCCGGACCTGCCAGGTGCTGGTCGAGCGCAAGGGCAAGCATGCCGGGCAATGGCTCGGCAAGTCGCCCTGGCTGCAAAGCGTTTGGTTCGAAGCCGACGCCGCCATCGGCGATCTCGTCGAGGTGGAACTCGCCGAAGCAGGGCCGAACTCTCTTCGCGGGATCGTGCGGGCAACGGTCGCCGCCTGA
- a CDS encoding PhoH family protein, with product MGRRPSKAGDPVLSPDPVPNREIRRAKAEMSFEDQSLLGALFGQFDANLVQVENRLGVFISARGDKLMIEGPEDSVARSRDVLQTMYDRLAKGQDLDAGAIESLIAMSNEPTLEGIISGEKEAPPIMIRTRRKTIVPRSANQIPYMRQLARDELIFALGPAGTGKTYLAVAQAVSQLITGSVQRLILSRPAVEAGEKLGFLPGDMKEKVDPYLRPIYDALYDCMPPEQVERRIASGEIEIAPIAFMRGRTLADAFVILDEAQNTTREQMKMFLTRFGQNSRMVICGDPKQVDIPGGDRMSGLADAVGRLEGLEGIAVTRFTAADVVRHPIVGRIVEAYEGKAE from the coding sequence ATGGGCCGTAGACCTTCCAAAGCCGGTGATCCGGTATTGTCGCCTGATCCCGTACCCAATCGCGAAATCCGCCGTGCCAAGGCGGAGATGAGTTTCGAAGACCAATCGCTGCTCGGTGCGCTGTTCGGACAATTCGATGCCAATCTCGTGCAGGTCGAGAATCGGCTCGGCGTGTTCATCTCCGCGCGCGGCGACAAGCTCATGATCGAAGGGCCGGAAGACAGCGTGGCCCGTTCGCGCGACGTGCTCCAGACCATGTACGACCGGCTGGCCAAGGGACAGGACCTCGATGCCGGGGCAATCGAATCGCTGATCGCGATGTCGAACGAGCCGACGCTCGAGGGGATCATCAGCGGCGAGAAGGAAGCGCCGCCGATCATGATCCGCACGCGGCGCAAGACCATCGTGCCGCGCAGCGCCAACCAGATCCCCTACATGCGCCAGCTGGCGCGCGACGAACTGATCTTCGCGCTCGGCCCGGCGGGGACCGGCAAGACCTATCTCGCGGTGGCACAGGCGGTGAGCCAGCTGATCACCGGCAGCGTCCAGCGGCTGATCCTGTCGCGCCCGGCAGTCGAGGCGGGGGAGAAGCTGGGCTTCCTCCCCGGCGACATGAAGGAGAAGGTCGATCCCTATCTCCGCCCGATCTACGACGCGCTCTACGACTGCATGCCGCCCGAACAGGTGGAGCGGCGCATCGCCAGTGGCGAGATCGAGATCGCCCCGATCGCCTTCATGCGCGGGCGCACGCTGGCCGATGCCTTCGTGATCCTCGACGAGGCGCAGAACACCACGCGCGAGCAGATGAAGATGTTCCTCACCCGCTTCGGGCAGAACAGCCGGATGGTCATTTGCGGCGATCCCAAGCAGGTCGACATTCCCGGCGGCGACCGGATGAGCGGCCTGGCCGATGCGGTCGGGCGGCTCGAAGGGCTTGAGGGGATCGCGGTGACGCGCTTCACCGCCGCCGACGTTGTCCGCCACCCGATCGTGGGCCGGATCGTCGAGGCTTACGAGGGCAAGGCGGAGTAG